The proteins below are encoded in one region of Candidatus Cloacimonadota bacterium:
- a CDS encoding DPP IV N-terminal domain-containing protein, whose product MKHLFMVILALAAALGWALEPEFASDPAISPDGEQVCFVYDNDLWLVSYNGGEARRLTATEAGEWGPSWSPDGAWIAFNSNREGLTLPYLIEPESGATRPLSRESLTISDWFADGQSLLCTRYSPSFGSSFFRMPLDGSRPVLLAEIGDRYATLSPDNQSLVFNRDGNPHRESYRGSIAGELWSIDLASKKYTRLTQTDFTERYPRYSHLDGALYFCASDGQRFQIFRADNGNFAAPRQLTNFPLWSARDLSIARLNDRIVFEHFNEIWRWHPVSGAAKLEINISSDLWRPDLRREKMKDNFEAFAIADDDLLVGFKYKYDTFFIPRKGGEVKQISHDQSSIGDLAFSPDNRTLVLQMMDKGINKLYSVTCDSLMQLSQVEWFGADSLDVEGLTRDPSGKWIVRYGDKRLSGRVAVADSSLADLRPLEVSRPIASNFAINSSGDYAVYATTREDVWMRELWLYDFAAGTHRKIMNDDSWIRGLAWTSDDRSILMGRSNGIYRLDLIPRDEYEFEVDNWKEIFCTTTGEDGEELILSDQELDITIEAETDTLATVAEAEPAPRQELKVVWEGIEKRMFEVLSEPERWLRVERVISDSTFYYVSDGYGEEGSLKLKKANIFGENIKEVQDLGKDASSLRWVGEKLYYLQGGKVRWHDLDKRSKGELSTEFDYTYSASLLNTRVFEEVWGVFGLNFYDPNMHGQNWREFYDLYHPYASRARSIEDISAIVNEMIGDVNASHTGFYPRREGYSPRGGQPAWLGVEFDHSEVLPQGVRLLTVYPTSRLATLYGIRAGDILTHIDGSLITPTTPLDSLLADKTGKRIRLIFLASGEEKEAVTEGLNWSQNRALHYDYKVGRSRAEVEDRTGGRVGYIHIPAMGDGDFANFQRELFRDNADKEALIIDVRGNSGGHVHDQIISLLNQQPYAYSTSRRYSGQQNQEPRRAWTRPSIVLADENSFSDGEIFPTVYQELKLGKVVGRPSSGSVIGTWQYYLLDGSSMRLPGSGWYKLDGTNMEGTGVRPDIVVEISPEDEIAGRDTQLWRAIEEILKELP is encoded by the coding sequence ATGAAACATTTATTTATGGTGATCCTGGCGCTTGCGGCCGCCCTGGGCTGGGCCCTGGAGCCGGAGTTCGCCTCCGATCCGGCCATCTCGCCGGACGGAGAGCAGGTGTGCTTTGTTTATGACAACGACCTGTGGTTGGTATCGTACAACGGTGGCGAAGCGCGCCGGCTGACGGCCACCGAGGCGGGGGAATGGGGGCCAAGCTGGTCTCCGGACGGAGCTTGGATCGCTTTCAACTCCAACCGCGAAGGCCTCACGCTGCCCTATCTGATCGAGCCGGAGAGCGGGGCCACCCGGCCCCTCAGCCGGGAAAGCCTCACCATCAGCGATTGGTTCGCCGACGGCCAAAGCCTGCTCTGCACACGTTACAGCCCCAGTTTTGGCAGCTCTTTTTTCCGGATGCCGCTGGACGGCAGCCGGCCCGTGCTGCTGGCCGAGATCGGCGACCGCTATGCCACCCTGTCCCCAGACAACCAAAGCCTGGTCTTCAACCGCGACGGCAACCCCCACCGCGAAAGCTACCGGGGCAGCATCGCCGGCGAGCTCTGGAGCATCGATCTGGCCAGCAAGAAATACACCCGGCTCACCCAGACCGACTTCACCGAGCGCTACCCGCGCTATTCGCACCTGGACGGAGCGCTCTACTTCTGCGCCTCGGATGGCCAGCGCTTCCAGATCTTCCGGGCGGACAACGGCAATTTTGCCGCCCCGCGCCAGCTTACCAACTTTCCCCTGTGGTCCGCGCGCGACCTTTCCATCGCCAGGCTCAACGACCGCATCGTGTTTGAGCACTTCAACGAGATCTGGCGCTGGCATCCCGTCTCCGGCGCGGCCAAGCTGGAGATCAACATCAGCTCGGACCTCTGGCGTCCCGACCTGCGCCGGGAAAAGATGAAGGACAACTTCGAGGCCTTCGCCATAGCGGACGACGACCTGCTGGTGGGCTTCAAATACAAGTACGACACCTTCTTCATTCCCCGCAAGGGCGGCGAGGTGAAGCAGATCAGCCACGACCAAAGCTCCATCGGCGACCTGGCTTTCTCCCCAGACAACCGCACCCTGGTGCTGCAGATGATGGACAAGGGCATCAACAAACTCTACAGCGTAACCTGCGACAGCCTGATGCAACTCAGCCAGGTGGAGTGGTTCGGCGCGGACAGCCTGGACGTGGAAGGCCTCACCCGTGATCCCAGCGGTAAATGGATCGTGCGCTACGGCGACAAGCGCCTCAGCGGACGCGTCGCGGTGGCCGATTCCAGCCTGGCGGACCTGCGTCCCTTGGAAGTCAGCCGCCCCATCGCCAGCAACTTTGCCATCAATTCCAGCGGCGACTATGCCGTTTACGCCACCACCCGCGAGGATGTGTGGATGCGCGAGCTCTGGCTCTACGATTTTGCCGCCGGAACCCACCGCAAGATCATGAACGACGATTCCTGGATCCGCGGCCTGGCCTGGACCAGCGATGACCGCTCCATCCTGATGGGCCGATCCAACGGCATTTACCGCCTCGATCTCATCCCCCGCGACGAATACGAGTTTGAGGTGGACAACTGGAAAGAGATCTTCTGCACCACCACCGGCGAGGACGGTGAGGAGCTGATCCTAAGCGACCAGGAGCTGGACATCACAATAGAAGCGGAAACGGACACCCTGGCCACGGTGGCGGAAGCTGAACCGGCCCCGCGCCAAGAATTGAAGGTCGTTTGGGAAGGCATCGAAAAGCGGATGTTTGAAGTGCTCAGCGAACCGGAACGCTGGCTGCGCGTGGAGCGCGTGATCAGCGACAGCACATTTTATTACGTTTCCGACGGCTATGGGGAGGAGGGCAGCCTCAAGCTGAAAAAGGCCAATATCTTCGGAGAAAACATCAAGGAGGTCCAGGACCTTGGCAAAGACGCCTCCAGCCTGCGCTGGGTGGGGGAGAAGCTCTACTATTTGCAGGGCGGCAAGGTGCGCTGGCACGATCTGGACAAACGCAGCAAGGGTGAACTGAGCACCGAATTCGATTACACATACAGCGCCAGCCTGCTAAACACCCGGGTCTTCGAAGAGGTCTGGGGAGTGTTTGGCCTCAATTTCTACGATCCGAACATGCACGGCCAAAACTGGCGGGAGTTCTACGACCTCTATCATCCCTACGCCAGCCGGGCCCGCTCTATCGAGGACATCAGCGCCATCGTGAATGAGATGATCGGCGACGTGAACGCTTCCCACACAGGGTTTTATCCACGCCGGGAAGGCTATTCCCCGCGCGGGGGACAGCCCGCCTGGCTGGGGGTGGAATTTGACCACAGCGAGGTTCTGCCCCAAGGGGTCCGCCTCCTGACAGTCTATCCTACCTCACGCCTGGCAACGCTTTACGGCATCAGAGCGGGGGACATCCTCACCCACATCGACGGCAGCCTGATCACACCGACCACCCCGCTGGATTCGCTGCTGGCGGACAAGACCGGCAAACGCATCCGGCTGATTTTTTTGGCCAGCGGCGAGGAAAAGGAAGCCGTGACCGAAGGGTTGAACTGGAGCCAGAACCGCGCCCTGCACTACGACTACAAGGTTGGCCGCAGCCGCGCCGAGGTGGAGGACCGCACCGGCGGACGGGTGGGCTACATCCACATTCCGGCCATGGGAGACGGCGATTTTGCCAACTTCCAGCGCGAGCTGTTCCGCGACAACGCGGACAAGGAGGCCCTGATCATCGACGTGCGCGGCAACTCCGGCGGCCACGTGCACGATCAGATCATTTCCCTGCTCAACCAGCAGCCCTACGCCTATTCCACCTCCCGGCGCTACAGTGGGCAGCAGAACCAGGAACCCCGCCGGGCCTGGACTCGCCCCAGCATCGTGCTGGCCGACGAGAACTCCTTCTCTGATGGCGAGATCTTTCCCACTGTCTATCAGGAACTTAAGCTTGGCAAGGTGGTGGGCCGTCCCTCCAGCGGCTCCGTGATCGGCACCTGGCAGTATTATCTGCTGGACGGCTCATCCATGCGGTTGCCCGGCTCCGGCTGGTACAAGCTGGACGGCACCAACATGGAAGGCACCGGAGTGCGGCCGGATATTGTGGTGGAGATCAGTCCCGAGGACGAGATCGCCGGCCGCGACACCCAACTGTGGCGTGCCATCGAGGAGATCCTCAAGGAACTGCCGTGA
- a CDS encoding FapA family protein, whose amino-acid sequence MSKTLTNRAGTLRLELRDDRLSAWLTIRSGGRLTDEQDILDLIEEAGIKTGFEEAARYMRKHGLEKDFDVAFPVAMCNRVKGESKLNYFFDLDQAKNFSGRVRPEELASLTCIEAGTVIADYNSNIFDRQGSIYDIYGEMLQDEEFDLEAAGLVAGDNVTFSLDRRRFVTERKGFVSVDESGRIGVVEKLVVEGDIQDAADELRSPADLEIRGSLGNSSLFCAGNVELRGDLSNATLSCRGDLSLSGEIRNCRQPGVEVGGNLSCKGIQASRVLCRGRIRWEDSVEGCEIVADGGLETENGFLRGGQAECGGNLMLHELGDPAGSETRVEITIGPYHKALLMQMTRELIRLKDAPGDNQSQIDALNEQIKACEAELDGQLNTFLNRPGDQRLGLRVLGEVHPPVRARILKHEYYLQRRQNGLEIWEKD is encoded by the coding sequence GGCTTTCGGCCTGGCTGACCATCCGCTCCGGCGGCAGGCTGACCGACGAGCAGGACATCCTGGACCTGATCGAAGAAGCCGGCATCAAAACAGGCTTTGAAGAAGCCGCCAGATACATGCGCAAACACGGCCTGGAAAAGGATTTCGACGTGGCCTTTCCTGTGGCCATGTGCAACCGCGTGAAAGGCGAAAGCAAGCTGAACTACTTTTTCGACCTCGATCAGGCCAAAAACTTCAGCGGACGCGTGCGCCCGGAGGAACTGGCCAGCCTCACCTGCATCGAAGCCGGTACCGTGATCGCGGATTACAACAGCAACATTTTTGACCGCCAGGGCTCCATCTACGACATCTACGGCGAAATGCTGCAGGACGAGGAATTCGACCTGGAAGCCGCGGGACTGGTGGCCGGCGACAACGTTACCTTCAGCCTGGACAGGCGCCGTTTCGTTACGGAACGCAAAGGTTTTGTGAGCGTGGATGAGAGCGGCCGCATCGGAGTGGTGGAAAAACTGGTGGTGGAGGGCGACATCCAAGACGCCGCGGACGAACTGCGCTCTCCGGCGGACCTGGAGATCCGCGGCAGCCTCGGCAACAGCTCGCTTTTCTGTGCCGGGAACGTGGAACTGCGGGGCGACCTGAGCAACGCCACGCTGAGCTGCCGGGGCGACCTGAGCCTCAGCGGCGAGATCCGCAACTGCCGCCAGCCGGGGGTGGAGGTGGGCGGAAACCTTAGCTGCAAAGGGATCCAGGCCTCCCGGGTGCTGTGCCGGGGCAGGATCCGCTGGGAGGACAGCGTGGAAGGCTGCGAGATCGTGGCCGACGGCGGCCTGGAAACTGAAAACGGCTTCCTGCGCGGTGGACAGGCGGAATGCGGCGGCAACCTGATGCTGCATGAACTGGGCGATCCGGCCGGCAGCGAAACCCGGGTGGAGATCACCATCGGGCCCTATCACAAAGCGCTGCTGATGCAGATGACGCGGGAACTGATCCGGCTGAAAGACGCGCCGGGCGATAACCAAAGCCAGATCGACGCCCTGAACGAGCAGATCAAGGCCTGCGAGGCAGAGCTTGACGGCCAGCTGAACACTTTTTTAAACCGCCCGGGCGACCAGAGGCTGGGCCTGCGCGTGCTGGGCGAGGTGCATCCTCCCGTGAGGGCACGCATCCTGAAACACGAATACTATCTCCAGCGCCGGCAAAACGGCTTGGAGATCTGGGAAAAAGATTAA